A stretch of the Melitaea cinxia chromosome 14, ilMelCinx1.1, whole genome shotgun sequence genome encodes the following:
- the LOC123660026 gene encoding UBA-like domain-containing protein 2 produces MDSLREQVMINQFVLAAGCAREQAKQLLQAAHWQFETALSIFFQEVAIPSGANGIAAQHYHQQLMTPCNTPATPPNFPDALAAFSRLSTTGSPSNAGGGGVSGMAPPVSPLATHPPASQMQMNAFANTSNPQTSFAPLSCSTSICREHMPR; encoded by the exons atgGATTCTTTGCGTGAACAAGTTATGATTAATCAATTTGTACTTGCGGCTGGATGTGCACGAGAACAAGCTAAGCAGCTACTTCAGGCTGCACATTGGCAATTTGag ACGGCTCTGTCAATATTCTTTCAAGAAGTTGCAATCCCTTCTGGAGCAAATGGTATAGCTGCACAACATTACCATCAG CAACTAATGACACCATGTAACACTCCTGCAACACCACCAAACTTCCCTGATGCGCTGGCAGCATTTTCAAGGTTATCAACGACAGGAAGTCCAAGTAATGCAGGTGGAGGAGGAGTGAGTGGAATGGCACCACCCGTATCCCCTTTAGCCACACATCCACCAGCATCGCAAATGCAGATGAATGCTTTTGCTAATACATCAAATCCGCAGACTAGTTTTGCACCTTTGTCCTGCTCAACTTCA